AGACAACTGTCGCGGTTGCGTGTGCATGTCGTTCCACGAGGCTGACCGTGCTCCCAGGTTGCCCTACCGGTAGAGCGATCGGGGAGTTCGCGTCAACAGACCAGTCGAGGAATCATGCACGAAGGAGGACAAACCATGAAAGGCTTCTGTCCAAAGTGCGAAGCAGAAAGGGAATTCGTTAAGACCCAGAGGGAGGAGACATATCCAGTAAAGGGCGAGCCCATCACCGTCATGGCCAACGTTTTGACGTGCGGAGCTTGTGGGACTGATGTATTTGATGAGATTCTGGACAGTGAAAACCTGTCTCTAGCTTATTCTCAGTACCGCAAGCAAAAAGGCCTGTTGGGTCCGGAAGAAATCAAGAGGATTAGGGAGAGATACGGTCTCTCACAGCGGGGTCTGGCTGCCCTTCTGGGATGGAGCCCTGCCACGATAGCGAGATACGAACTTGGGTCGATCCCCAGCGTCGCCCATAATGACCAGCTTTGTCGATTCAGCAAGGATGTGGCTTACGCGCGTGGTCTCTTTGAAGCATCTGCTTCTAAGCTAGGAA
The genomic region above belongs to Bacillota bacterium and contains:
- a CDS encoding type II toxin-antitoxin system MqsA family antitoxin; translation: MKGFCPKCEAEREFVKTQREETYPVKGEPITVMANVLTCGACGTDVFDEILDSENLSLAYSQYRKQKGLLGPEEIKRIRERYGLSQRGLAALLGWSPATIARYELGSIPSVAHNDQLCRFSKDVAYARGLFEASASKLG